The window ttgtaaatacctgtctaatataataatatgacaTCATTTTTAGTATGATATTAATtcagatttctttattttatattttatggcTAGTTGAAAACAGTTTAGATATTTGCTGAATTGGGACATAGCCATTCTTCTCTACCTAGAATGCAACGTCGAGCACTATGTCACTGTCACAGGGCTGACTCTGTTTATGTTCAGGTTCAAGTTTAAGTTGAgccttattgtcatttcagctacatacatgttagacagtacatagtgaaacaaaacaaaactcagATTTTTCTCCGATTTCATCACCATGCCAGCATGATGATCCCTCACTGTAGTGTCACTTCTGCTAGTGTCTTTCAGGTGAATAAAGAAGCATTTAAGTGAAATGACAAGAGAATCAGAATATGAGACTTGTTCCACTTCTGTAATTCTGGTTTTAAAGGCAGAAACCCCTCTAAGATGTTAAGCagcaatatttcacaaaaatagGAATTCTGTTCGAGAATCAGGACTCGTCGGGGGCATGAAGTCACTTATGGGTCCTGAAACTGCTTTGGTTCCCTCCTCAGGGCAACAGGTTACACCTTCTGTGCAGATAGTTTACGACTCCACATAATATCTCATCACGCACAAAACGTATGTATGTAACTTTTTGTATATTGGATATGTTATATTAAAGTGGTTCTAAGTGGTTTTATTACTAACTGGGTATCTATCTATCTCCTACCAGAATGGTGCAGTATTATTGGTATGATAGGAGTATTTAATTCAATATAATCTATAGTTAAGACAGACAATGTATCATATAGATAACGCAGTTCATATGAGAccattattatacattattaccCAATAATCCTGTTGGACAGTCCTGACCTTCTCTAAAACGACCGATATGACGTATTTTAACACGTAAAGAGCTCTGTTGTGAGTGTAAGCAGCAGCAGTTTCAGCATAAACACActtatttaccaaaaaaaaaaaccctgctgaCCTGCAGTGCACCCTACATTCCCAGATGCTGTCACTGTTGCTGgaactttctaccattgtgttctacctcacctactaccattgtgtccctgagcaagaaacttgaccctgagtgtctccagggaagactgtccctgtaactactgactgtaagttgctctggataagggcaaagaaagaaagaaaaatgaaaagaaagtgacCAAGGAGGACCAAGAGACAGAAGGCCACCAGGCTTGGCTTTGTGCCCAGTGTGGCCGGCTTGACTTGGAGACCCGTGGAAGTCTGGGGCAACCTGCCTCACCACGTAGTCCTGGTGGACGTGCCCGAGCTTCTTCCGTGTGCTGCCGCTGCAACGACATCTTTCACATCCTAGACCTGTGGCGCCAGTTCGAGTTTGAGCTCAACTAGCCGGCCACTCCGTACCTGAAGTTCACTCCCCCGGATATGAACCAGCAGTTCATCAAGACACATGCGCAGCACCTGAAGTACGTCAGCTTCAAGGTACATGAGGAGAAATCTGGCCGTTCCTATTGTACTGGGTGCTTTTAAATGTTAGAAGTTGTGCAATAATTTATTACCTTCCACATATGTTAACCATTTTGGTCAAATGGTGCTACCAGTAGCTAGCGttctgagcaaagcattgtccccacacactgctccagcctgtcatggctgcccactgctcaccaagggtgatggttaaaagcagaggacatgtttcgttgtgtcaccatgggctgtgctgcagtgtatcacaatgacaatcacttcactttcactttcacgttgGAGATGAAAGGAACAACCTGTAGCTGTTAGTTTAGTGTCTTCCTCTGGATTCTCCTgataggggtcaccacagcggaCCTGGCCAACGTTTCATGCCAAACACCCgtcctgacacaaccctcctATCCCAACATCCTCTCCCAGCTGGCCAGCTGCACCATCAAAACTCTGGCCCTGATCTCAACGGCGCGTTCCAGCTTCATGGACTTGTCACAGGTACCACACTGGACTGTAGCCTCTCTAAAATTGATGGAGGGGaaattacatcttttttttgtcttttgttttaatcAGTCACACTTTGTCTCAGCCCTGACAGTAGTGTTCATCAACTCCAAGTCCTTGTCCTCGATAAAAATTGCTAGCTCCTCCTTGAGTTCAAGCACCTTCAGATGTTACATAATGAAATACCAGGATTATCAGGAATTATTAActcattacaatttaatttagtTAAATACCTTCATAAATTACACTATAAATTACATGAGCTGCCAAaccaaacacatttatttaggCCTTTTTAAAGGGTTAGATTTTCATTTAGATATTTATAAGACCAACATGATATGCACAATACTGTAAAATGTGTAGCTATGACACTAATGTGAGTTATCCTAAATCAGTGGTtccaaggctttttttttcttgaatccTCTGCACCAGGACCCCCCATCCCGACCCCTGTAATAAGCAGCAGTTGTAGATTTATTATTCTCCTTGTggaatttaatgaatttaaatgggaaaccaaaaatatgttttaatttgtaATATCCAGAGATTTTATTATCCTATTGGGTGCGTTTTGGGGATTTTATGAATTTAATGttaacaaatgtaatttttgtaaCCTCATAGCGTGAGCACAGATGAAATTGTGTGGACCCCCCTGCAATCCCCCCACCAGGCTGGGAACCACTGGCTTAAATATTGAGTGACCGCTTAAGTGTAGAAATACAGCAAATACACAATATCTAGATACCTGAGAATACATAATATCACATGACCGCATATTTCAGTAAGACCATACCTCACAGTCTTTAATTGTGCTTGTCTTGTGCCATTGCTATCCTGCATGTGGCGGATAAGTTGAGGGAGCTGGCGCTGAACTACCATCTGCTGAGTGACGAGCTGCTTTTGGCACTTTCCTCTGAGAAGCACGTCCACCTGGAGCACCTGCACATCGACATCGTGAGTGAGAATCCAGGCCAGACGCAGTTTCACACCATCAAGAGGAGCAGCTGCGAGGCGCTGATCCGTCACTCGCCCAAGCTCAACATCGTCATGTACTTCTTCCTGTACGAGGAGGAGTTCCTCCACTAGTTCCTCTCCTACTACTTCGGCTGAGCCGTCAGCAAGGAGATGCTGGGCCACATCGGGTAGAACTGGCCTCGGCTGGTGGAGCTGGTGGTGTGCGCCAATGGCCTACAGCCTTTAGACGAGGAACTGATCCATATTGCCGAGCGCTGCAAGAGCCTGACCGCCATCGGCCTGGGCGAGTGCAAGGAGTTTGTGAAGATGTGCGGTGGACGCCTCACACAGCTGTCCATCATGGAGGAGGTTCTGATGCCTGACAGCACCTACAACATGGAGCCGATCCACAGCGAGGTGTCCAAGCAACTGGGCCGCATCTGGTTCCCGTGCATGATGCCTGTCTGGTAAGTGTGTGGCCAAAGTGATGGCGTCCCTGAGGACCACCTCAGAATTTAGGTGATTGTGGAGTCTACTTGTTGACTTGATGTTTTAAGTTTGATGCTGTTCACTACAGTCAGTAACCATTTAATGTGTGACTACGCTGGATGTTCTTTAATTTATGTTGATGTCATGTTTGTTCTTGCTGggacattattaataaaagaaaaagcatATTTTCTACTATGTTTAATAGACATTGCTCTCCTCTTAAAACATGCTGTGAAGTAGTTTTGCACAACGGTTAAGGCCACAACCAGAATTCTGAAATATTCTGTCCAAAAGTGATTCTCTGTCTGACAGAAGACACTTCAGTCTTTAATAATGAacagtttttttaatatgtctgtctgtatgtcagTTACTCCATTACAGGCTGTTGCTGGAGGCCTGCGTCAGCTTCTGCATGAAAAAAGGATTCAATGTCACGTCTCCGATGTTAAGCTACGACCATaagtcgtctttttttttttttttaataaaaaaaattatttactaCATAATAGAATAAATGTTGTGCCTTAGtacaaaaatggaaatggactGCTTTGTAAACAGGTCAGGTCTTTCAAACATAGACGTTTTCTCTGCTGAACCCTCCACTTTGAGTGCATCTCTGCAGTTCCATTTTGTGCCACTGGAAGGCAGTATTACCACAACACGCAGGGCTGAGGTGTCCTTACGTAAACATGCAATGAGCTCTGCAGACAGAGTCAGGGCAGTTTCCTTCTTAATACAAGCCAGATCTGCAGAGGACAGTTACCCAAATGCAGGAGTGAAATAGAAAAGATAGTGGAGGAGGCTGCTGGGGGCTCATCATTGTTCTTCTTCGGGCGAGAAGAATGTCCGGCATGATGAAGATGTCTGGTGAAGGGGCACTCATGTCCGTGCATGAGAACTGGAACACCACATGTGCACTGTCACTCTAGACACGGAAAAGCACAAATCCCAAAATGACAGAAAACTGAAGATCTGGTCCCCCAGGCAACCTGCACCATGAGCGTCTCTGCCTGTCACCGTTATTCCCCACAAAGCCCTCAGTATGGATTCGTGGACCAAAAATACCAGAATATTATGTAACATCTGCAAGCCACAATTATTACGCCAGCTGATGGAGCAGCAGCGAATGCAAATTGACTCTGCGCGTGTCCACACGAAGAAAGGTGCATTTCAAACTCGACACACGAGAGACGGATCATGTTCTGATTCCATTTGGGCACAAATCAGGATTGTCAGTAGTCAGGATCAAGGAACAGGCTTGATTAGGATTGACGGTGAAAtgcctctttcttttttaacagaTAAAAGGACAAGACCTaccaaattaaattaattcataaatagTGATATTTAGAAGGGATTTCGTTCATGTTTTTGGATGGCGCAAGCACAAATGTGCAAACCAGTTCAGGAGTCCACCAAATGAAACACACTGCTGAGAGCTTCCCTCACAGCCTTCTGTCACTGAAGGGCGAATCTGGCTCCAGACTGATGGGGTCTGAGCTTAGGGGTGGAGTCGGCCGGCCTGTCTGGCCAGAGACGGAGGGGTGCCAAAGACTTTTCCACTCTCTGATCCATTGCTGCCTCTCAGGGGGGGCCAGCCGGTCCACTTTCCGGgcccagagatggagggactcTGCATTCGTCCCCCTCAGGGCGTGCACGATATACCTGAGCAGAAGGGAGAAAATTATGCATTGGAAAATTCAGCGGGTGAGAACTGCTAATGAGAACATTTTCTGTCAGCAGAGCTATGCTCACATTTGCCTGACGTCCTGACTCAGCATTTTCTGCTCTGCACATAATTAAATTGACAGTAATGGGTCAGATATGGAGCAGATAACGTTACCTGCACAACTCTCATATCTGACTAATCAATAATGCACATGCATAGGTTtgttgcattattaaaaaactgaaaagtaCATGAAAGTGGAACCAAGGGATCATGCTGAGTCATGTCAGCACAAAAAAGATTTGTTGACAGGAAATATCCATCTACAGAAAATATTGTTCCCTGTTTCATATGTAAAAGATGCCCTATTTATGCAACAAACATCATCTGATGAGACGTATGATACACCTTAGATCATAATTTCACAAGTCTGATAAAATATATTACCTTGGCAATAGAGCCACAGCAACAGTAAGGATGCAGACGAGGTAAAATACAGGATCGTTCATTTGCTGCTGCATGATCCAGTAGGGGTTGGCGGGCGGGTTGCAGCTGACGCAGAGGGCGCTGAAGACCAGAGTCATGATGAAATAGACCAGAACACTGCCCAGCATGATCACCCAGTGCACCACAGTCTGACCAGCAAGGAACATGAAACAAACGTTTATTCATTGGCGTGTTCATCAAGCACAGATGAACTGGTATTAATCACAGTACATGAGAGCCTGAGAACCCGTATTTGGGATATTGGACCATAGCCCATTGTCAATTCTGTAATTCAGCTGGCCCAACCCACTGAGCCCTATTCAGGAGCATTTTACAGAAGTGCACAACTACAACTCACCCAGCTCTGAATCTCAATGGCCAGATGAAGGGTTATAGTGAAGAAGGATGCCGTGTTTATCGGGGTTCCAAATGTAAAGATGTCAATGTCTGACCCCTGGTAGGTCTGGAAAGGCATGAAAGACACTGAAGACAAAAGGATCAATTCTTCCCTCAGGGGGGAAACTGAGACACCTTACGATCAATCTTATCTTACCCAGTATGGGATAAAGAAGCAGACCAGACTTTGATAAAACGCATCCAGCATGGCGATCCAAAACGTTCTCCGCTTGTATCCCtgtacaaacaaaacacacacaaaaataaaatctaaagtAGACAACGCAGGTTTTGTTTAAACCAACTTGTCCCCACGAAGGCTTCCCTGACCTCGGAGTGTTGTCCACTCTTGTACAGAACTGGCATGCAGAGGAGAGTTTCGGCAGACAAGGTTTTATCCATGATTCCAAACATGATTGGTGGCGCGGAGGTGAAGAAGAGGTTGAAAAATATCATGATCCAGTGATCAATCATGGCCGTGCCTGAGAAGCCACAGAAAAACTGGTAGCAAAAAAGGAGGTTCACATAAgcctgcaataaataaaaaatgattcatGTTTAAGGATGTGTGAAAAAGATTAAATAGAGTAGAGTTAaagtaatattaaaatgtgctACTGAATACACTAATGCActaaatcatttataataaattacaTATATGAATAGTTATAACTCATAGCAAACCATTCGTCTGCAAGAAATGTATCTACAATTTCCCATGAGCATTCCAACATAAAAGTTTTCCTTGATGCATTACTATAGAATTCACATTCAGTAATTTAATATGTAATTAGTACccataaaaatgtttatataatattaaatagttAGCAGTATCATTGTTTAAACGCAAACCATATTTTCATATTGTTGCAacgcaaatttttttttctgagtgcaagcgttttttttttattatttgtccaAATTAGAACCCAGAAAGTGCGGGTACATGCAGCCACCTGGGGAAATGAAAAACCTGCACGTGGCTTTTACCGTATCAAGTGTCTTAAGTTGTCAAGCAAATAGTACAACAAGAAGATTGATGTTAGTCCGTCCGACAATACCAGTATGTTATCAAGATATTGTTGTCACAGAAACAAGAAAAGCTCACTTTTCTATTAAGTGGCCTGTGTGGGGGGAGAAGAAAGAACGTTTTATGTCCATTTGGTTACAGTTTCCTTTTGATATGGATTTGCACAACGGAATTGGATTTCGGATGCCAACATAACATGTTGTTTCTTGCAAGGTTAATACGAACAAGAAATTGCACAGCGCTACCAATTCTATTTCTGGCGAATAGCTTGCAGTGCATACCTTTCATGCACGTATTAAATGGTGTGAGAATAATGATGACCGTGATAAAGTAGGTCACAGTACTAATTCATCTAATATTATGTTGGTCAtctctgatgtgtgtgtttctagaaCCATCTGCAGATTCCAGTGCTCACCAGGTTCTTATAGAAGAAGTAAACAATCATGTTGGACAGTCTGTTGTAGCACCAGTGTCCATGAACCAGCAGCAGCTTGCTCAGATGTTTGAAGCGAGAAATCGCAAAGTCGCTGGCCATGACAGCCTACCGACGAGGGGCGAAACATCAGAATCCATCATCCACATAAAGCCTCACTGGTCAGGTGATGCAAGCTTTCCAATACAATGAATACCGACCTGCATACCCTCTTGCCCTGATATTCCAACACCAACGTCTGCAGCCCGGATCATGTTCACATCATTCGCCCCGTCACCTGCAAATCAACAGGGGTACAGGGGTTCAATAAAAGGTAACCATCATAACACAAACAGATTTGTAATGTTAAATACTGTTCACCTATAGACAAGGTCATGACCCCCAGCTTGTCTCTGACTAACTTCACCACTTCGCTCTTCTGTAGGGGTGTGACTCGGCAGCAGAGCACGGAGCGGCAGTGTTTGCAGAGCTCCACAAACTTTGACCTGAGGTCCTCGTCCATCACCAGGCCGAGCGTGCGTCCATCAATCACCAGACCGATCTCCTCACTTCTCTCAGGGGGTCCATATCGCTTCACCTCCTCCAGGTGGTTGTTTAGAGTGGAATTACACATAGCCTGGGAAATAAGAGTGCATTGGAACACTCTTGAATTCTATCAAAAGATCTTACATAtcagattacatttcatagtTTCCAGATATGTACCTatattgtaaaattatttttttccaggtcTATGATCAACatcattttgaaaaaattatttgttgcacagctgcacacagagattcctttttaaaatcatatgCATAGAATGTGGTATGACGATGTAATTACATAAGAACTATCAAACTGATTCAATTAGACCCCCCTCTTCAGCAAACCAAACAGGAATAAAGTCAGTTTGGATGAATCCAGGGTTGTTTTCTTCCCTCAGATCTATGAAAATGCAATcagagttaaaaaaacaaaaaaaaaacaaatgatgctTCTCTTTGATCTATCCTCCTTATTCTGAATAAAACAGATTTACTGACTGGTATCAAGATCATCAATGGTCCTCAATGATTATTTGTGGTAGTTAATCGCTCTTTTAACTAGCCTGCTTGACCTGTACAACTTCAAACACAAGGCAGCCAGAACAGACGAACATGGTGTGCCGATGAAAGCAGAGTGCTGTACCTTGTTGTGAGCGTTTAGAGTGAACAGCAGGTCCCTGTGGTCCAACAGTTTGCAGGAATAAGCGATGTTGACGGCAGTTTCGGGTTTGTCTCCAGTCAGCACCCACACCTGGATTCCAGCCTCCCTTAGGGCCTGGATGGTTTCTGGAACGTTCTCCTGGAGGCGATCCTCAATCCCGGTAGCTCCTGCAGGGGACAGTTTTATGTGTGCATCACAAGACACGTTAAAAGCATTCACATAAAGAAAGGTCGAtagacattacatttatatttaaggcatttggcagacgcccttatccagggcgacttacaaaatccttccatgttaccattgatgaagtgatcaattctgtttcactaggaccccctactatgaatacaatctttttattcactctgttgtataAGCCAGAtaataagaagtttacaagttcatctaaatattctctcaagaggaaggtcttgagctgccgtttgaaaatactcagtgactgagctgttctgacctcaaggggaagttcattccaccaccgaggggccaagacagagaagagtctagatgaacgtcttccttttaccttcagagatggagagaccaggcgagcagtactggaggcttggagtatacgaggtgcagtgcgaggtgtaataagggctgtgaggtaggatggtgctactccatgtttggctttgtaggccagcatcagtattttgaatctgatgcatacAGGACTAATATATTATTCTTCTTGAATCTGTCTCTACCACATGAAACTGGTTTTTGCATTGGAACTTACGGTTTTCTATAATTGCCAAAGGCATTCAAACAAGGTTAGATTAGTTACTCTTAACTGATTGAATGATAGATAGGTAGATTTAATTATTTACCCAAAAGAGTGAACTTTGTTTCCAGGAAGACCGTGGTGTCCATGAGAAGTTGTTCCCTTTGGTCAATGGCAGATATTGCTTCCTGTCTTTTCTTTGACCAGTCCTCATATTCCTTTTGACTCAAAATCTGAAAAGGAGCACGAATTTAATTCAGGACCACATGAAATAACTTGTTCATGTTGCTTGTGTAATGCACCCGCATATGTAAATACCCTTTTGGCAAAGCACAATGTGCGCAGTCCGTCTCTGGCATACTGATCAAGCTGTTGCTGGGTGTTACATTTGACCTGTTTCTCTGTGAAAGATAAAAATGGGATGTGTAACAAATTTTTAACCTAATTTAACCTAAAAAAGTTCATGATTAtatgcatttatgttttttatccTAATCCCACTAAT of the Denticeps clupeoides chromosome 18, fDenClu1.1, whole genome shotgun sequence genome contains:
- the LOC114768552 gene encoding LOW QUALITY PROTEIN: F-box/LRR-repeat protein 3 (The sequence of the model RefSeq protein was modified relative to this genomic sequence to represent the inferred CDS: substituted 5 bases at 5 genomic stop codons) is translated as MTPGGRARASSVCCRCNDIFHILDLWRQFEFELNXPATPYLKFTPPDMNQQFIKTHAQHLKYVSFKVHEEKSGPDLANVSCQTPVLTQPSYPNILSQLASCTIKTLALISTARSSFMDLSQSHFVSALTVVFINSKSLSSIKIASSSLSSSTFRCYIMKYQDYQELLTHYNLIYKTIPHSLXLCLSCAIAILHVADKLRELALNYHLLSDELLLALSSEKHVHLEHLHIDIVSENPGQTQFHTIKRSSCEALIRHSPKLNIVMYFFLYEEEFLHXFLSYYFGXAVSKEMLGHIGXNWPRLVELVVCANGLQPLDEELIHIAERCKSLTAIGLGECKEFVKMCGGRLTQLSIMEEVLMPDSTYNMEPIHSEVSKQLGRIWFPCMMPVW